The window tattgcctatctaTTTCAACATGGCATAAATCTATCACATTCATACTTATACCGAATTGAACAAAAAGACAACAAACCAAAACTAATCTACGTTCAACTTTATCAATCTCTCCCTTCCCTCCCCAAATTTCTTTTTAATCCACAAATTTTCACGTTAAAATAATTATTCACCGATATCAACATCAAAGTTCCACCATGATAGTCTATTCAATCACCAAATATTCACAAAAAAGGGGAACTAAACGTAATAATCAACCCACAATCACAACATCAATCacatataatgaaataaaaatgacaaGAGATAGAATTAGACCTCGATTTCGCTTTCAAATAAGTATTCTTTCATCAAACGGGATAGAGTCCGCATCGAAACCTCAACTCGAAACTCGATCACGTTAATGGGGTTAGGAGTTTCACCGGTAAACGACGTTGTGGTCGTAGGGATGGACTATTACGACTTCAAATGGAGCTCCGACAAGTCTCAATAATGACAAACCCGATGGGGTTGAGCCGAATTGGGTCGCGGGACTTCGTTCTGGTTATTAGAGCTGGTAGTTTAGGCCGAAATCAGATGGATTTTGTTGTATTCCAGCGAGAGTTTGCCGAAAAAACTGTCTGTCGTTGCTCTTTTCTCTCTCGACGCACCTCTCTTTCTATATGGTTTTTCTACTCATTGCTCTCCTCTCTCTCTGCCTTCGATCTCTCTCCGATCTGTGTGGGTGTGTGTGAGCTTTAATGAAGTGTATGTGAATATGTGTGTATCATCGTGAGAGAGTGTGTGCTTCTATGTGTAATTCCAAAAAGAAGAAAGGGAAAGATTATCGAATCCCCCTTGGTGAGTGTGTATGTATCTGTTTATATCTTGACGAATGGAGGGGGAGGGGTAAATGTTGTTTTGTACAGCTGTCCATTTGTTTTGTATATCCTTTTATGATGGATAAAAAAAATGTGTGGAAAGGTACGTGGGGTAtagataaagtttgttaggataaggttagggatttattgaatttttgttattttgtatttttgtggggtataattaNNNNNNNNNNNNNNNNNNNNNNNNNNNNNNNNNNNNNNNNNNNNNNNNNNNNNNNNNNNNNNNNNNNNNNNNNNNNNNNNNNNNNNNNNNNNNNNNNNNNNNNNNNNNNNNNNNNNNNNNNNNNNNNNNNNNNNNNNNNNNNNNNNNNNNNNNNNNNNNNNNNNNNNNNNNNNNNNNNNNNNNNNNNNNNNNNNNNNNNNNNNNNNNNNNNNNNNNNNNNNNNNNNNNNNNNNNNNNNNNNNNNNNNNNNNNNNNNNNNNNNNNNNNNNNNNNNNNNNNNNNNNNNNNNNNNNNNNNNNNNNNNNNNNNNNNNNNNNNNNNNNNNNNNNNNNNNNNNNNNNNNNNNNNNNNNNNNNNNNNNNNNNNNNNNNNNNNNNNNNNNNNNNNNNNNNNNNNNNNNNNNNNNNNNNNNNNNNNNNNNNNNNNNNNNNNNNNNNNNNNNNNNNNNNNNNNNNNNNNNNNNNNNNNNNNNNNNNNNNNNNNNNNNNNNNNNNNNNNNNNNNNNNNNNNNNNNNNNNNNNNNNNNNNNNNNNNNNNNNNNNNNNNNNNNNNNNNNNNNNNNNNNNNNNNNNNNNNNNNNNNNNNNNNNNNNNNNNNNNNNNNNNNNNNNNNNNNNNNNNNNNNNNNNNNNNNNNNNNNNNNNNNNNNNNNNNNNNNNNNNNNNNNNNNNNNNNNNNNNNNNNNNNNNNNNNNNNNNNNNNNNNNNNNNNNNNNNNNNNNNNNNNNNNNNNNNNNNNNNNNNNNNNNNNNNNNNNNNNNNNNNNNNNNNNNNNNNNNNNNNNNNNNNNNNNNNNNNNNNNNNNNNNNNNNNNNNNNNNNNNNNNNNNNNNNNNNNNNNNNNNNNNNNNNNNNNNNNNNNNNNNNNNNNNNNNNNNNNNNNNNNNNNNNNNNNNNNNNNNNNNNNNNNNNNNNNNNNNNNNNNNNNNNNNNNNNNNNNNNNNNNNNNNNNNNNNNNNNNNNNNNNNNNNNNNNNNNNNNNNNNNNNNNNNNNNNNNNNNNNNNNNNNNNNNNNNNNNNNNNNNNNNNNNNNNNNNNNNNNNNNNNNNNNNNNNNNNNNNNNNNNNNNNNNNNNNNNNNNNNNNNNNNNNNNNNNNNNNNNNNNNNNNNNNNNNNNNNNNNNNNNNNNNNNNNNNNNNNNNNNNNNNNNNNNNNNNNNNNNNNNNNNNNNNNNNNNNNNNNNNNNNNNNNNNNNNNNNNNNNNNNNNNNNNNNNNNNNNNNNNNNNNNNNNNNNNNNNNNNNNNNNNNNNNNNNNNNNNNNNNNNNNNNNNNNNNNNNNNNNNNNNNNNNNNNNNNNNNNNNNNNNNNNNNNNNNNNNNNNNNNNNNNNNNNNNNNNNNNNNNNNNNNNNNNNNNNNNNNNNNNNNNNNNNNNNNNNNNNNNNNNNNNNNNNNNNNNNNNNNNNNNNNNNNNNNNNNNNNNNNNNNNNNNNNNNNNNNNNNNNNNNNNNNNNNNNNNNNNNNNNNNNNNNNNNNNNNNNNNNNNNNNNNNNNNNNNNNNNNNNNNNNNNNNNNNNNNNNNNNNNNNNNNNNNNNNNNNNNNNNNNNNNNNNNNNNNNNNNNNNNNNNNNNNNNNNNNNNNNNNNNNNNNNNNNNNNNNNNNNNNNNNNNNNNNNNNNNNNNNNNNNNNNNNNNNNNNNNNNNNNNNNNNNNNNNNNNNNNNNNNNNNNNNNNNNNNNNNNNNNNNNNNNNNNNNNNNNNNNNNNNNNNNNNNNNNNNNNNNNNNNNNNNNNNNNNNNNNNNNNNNNNNNNNNNNNNNNNNNNNNNNNNNNNNNNNNNNNNNNNNNNNNNNNNNNNNNNNNNNNNNNNNNNNNNNNNNNNNNNNNNNNNNNNNNNNNNNNNNNNNNNNNNNNNNNNNNNNNNNNNNNNNNNNNNNNNNNNNNNNNNNNNNNNNNNNNNNNNNNNNNNNNNNNNNNNNNNNNNNNNNNNNNNNNNNNNNNNNNNNNNNNNNNNNNNNNNNNNNNNNNNNNNNNNNNNNNNNNNNNNNNNNNNNNNNNNNNNNNNNNNNNNNNNNNNNNNNNNNNNNNNNNNNNNNNNNNNNNNNNNNNNNNNNNNNNNNNNNNNNNNNNNNNNNNNNNNNNNNNNNNNNNNNNNNNNNNNNNNNNNNNNNNNNNNNNNNNNNNNNNNNNNNNNNNNNNNNNNNNNNNNNNNNNNNNNNNNNNNNNNNNNNNNNNNNNNNNNNNNNNNNNNNNNNNNNNNNNNNNNNNNNNNNNNNNNNNNNNNNNNNNNNNNNNNNNNNNNNNNNNNNNNNNNNNNNNNNNNNNNNNNNNNNNNNNNNNNNNNNNNNNNNNNNNNNNNNNNNNNNNNNNNNNNNNNNNNNNNNNNNNNNNNNNNNNNNNNNNNNNNNNNNNNNNNNNNNNNNNNNNNNNNNNNNNNNNNNNNNNNNNNNNNNNNNNNNNNNNNNNNNNNNNNNNNNNNNNNNNNNNNNNNNNNNNNNNNNNNNNNNNNNNNNNNNNNNNNNNNNNNNNNNNNNNNNNNNNNNNNNNNNNNNNNNNNNNNNNNNNNNNNNNNNNNNNNNNNNNNNNNNNNNNNNNNNNNNNNNNNNNNNNNNNNNNNNNNNNNNNNNNNNNNNNNNNNNNNNNNNNNNNNNNNNNNNNNNNNNNNNNNNNNNNNNNNNNNNNNNNNNNNNNNNNNNNNNNNNNNNNNNNNNNNNNNNNNNNNNNNNNNNNNNNNNNNNNNNNNNNNNNNNNNNNNNNNNNNNNNNNNNNNNNNNNNNNNNNNNNNNNNNNNNNNNNNNNNNNNNNNNNNNNNNNNNNNNNNNNNNNNNNNNNNNNNNNNNNNNNNNNNNNNNNNNNNNNNNNNNNNNNNNNNNNNNNNNNNNNNNNNNNNNNNNNNNNNNNNNNNNNNNNNNNNNNNNNNNNNNNNNNNNNNNNNNNNNNNNNNNNNNNNNNNNNNNNNNNNNNNNNNNNNNNNNNNNNNNNNNNNNNNNNNNNNNNNNNNNNNNNNNNNNNNNNNNNNNNNNNNNNNNNNNNNNNNNNNNNNNNNNNNNNNNNNNNNNNNNNNNCAGTGGTGGACTCATCATGGACCTAcggtcaaaatattacctccagaatattcttctTTGTACTACTCATGGAAAAAATCCTCCCCTTTCTTAAcagaattatatctttcagatcacatttgtaaaatcgatactattgatcagatgtatttctacATCGAATTTtctatcccttggatccatcgATGGTCCGTAGaaataggctctgataccattgataggatctcttaggctggggtatgtCACTCAacctaccagaccatataataatatcggattaagcctaagtcggaagaccgaaccaaagcaccaaccaaaatagaaaagaatcttaagtagttttatgactgtatggacactcttttacccaaacatggggcctgtcagagatttaataccCTTATGTTAAACctatgtgtctagaagttctaattgtacAGAATTCGCCCTTTTCTTAATAATACGGGctagagaggcacaacttactagacggagtcacagagacaaggttaacataagtgtattgaactcgactgtacctccattttggaaccaagtcaagaaattacaaagattcttttatattttgatagagtctggagctttcatagttaacatgtcagcgaagttagatctttaacatagatataagaaacctttcagccggacatagtcacggctggaTTAGGGTAGAAGTTTAATTAAATGAATACAAGAAGTAAAGAGATATGTACCTGACTATCTGGGAACCAAACTGAGATAGTAGTATAGTAGGAAACaggtagcttcttctttatttaattcttgaatatgttacaaagagagagagagtttctTGAAAACAAAAGGAgattacattacattacattatattatatatgtaatgtaatatattatttttactaataacaaTAGTTAGATTACATAAAGTTAATATACAAcgttttatataattattttataaaaataattatttagtttttatctttttttatttccaaaacaaaccacatgtggttgatttttaaattttttattaattttatttaaattgaaaacaaccacaagtggtcgttttttaaattttattttattttgtgatttcgATAAAAACTACCACCAGTGGTgggtttttattaaattaattaataaaaaattagtttctttttattttaaataaaaagagaccacaagtggtgactttttaaaaaaaaaaatttaataaatttaaaaaatcgaccacaagtggtcgatttttaaaaaaattaatcaaaaaggaatttttaaaaaccgaccacttgtggccgattttttgaaatagttttaaattaatttttttaaaaaaaccgaccacttacaGTCGGTTttgttacttttttaaaatttaatttttaaaatatataataattaacataaaaataattgaaatatttagtttgatattttataattataaagctaccacatgtggtaacttttttaaataaaaaaaataaaaaatcaacgacaagtgatcgattttttcCGACCACTTTTTGTGATCGGTTTTGGGTGGTCAGTTTTTCCGaatattttttagtagtgtatatggctgaaaaaaattcaaactgcAAGAGACAAGAACAGATGCACAGACCTTATCATCAATATAAGTGGCCCAAAATCTTGCAATGGCACGATCATAAGGATGAGAAGGGAGAATAGAAGGACCAGAATTAGTACAATTTTCATCAATATAATGAACAGTGATTAAAGATTCCACAAATTGGCTTTCCATCATGAATTAGAACAGGAATTTTCTTGTAAACTGGATCTGATTTAAGGATAATTTCACTTTTAGTACCAAATTGTTCTTCCAAGAAATCATAGGCCAAAGATTTGATGTTAAGTGCTATACGTGGCCTCGTGACATATGGACTTGTCCATGCacctaatattttcaaatcaacaTTTTTAGCCATGAATATATCATCAAAGAACACACAAGAAATAAAGATGCAATGGAATGATATCCATCTTATTTAGGAGTATATAGAATAGGTGGTTTCGATATGGTGCTAACTTGTCAACAAATTGTAGAGTTAAAGGGCATATTcgactttttaaaaattatctgtGAATCATGTCTTTTAGCTCACCCCTAAAGAGCCACGTATTGTTTTTGCTTTCTTTTGAGCATGTTTCATTCTCCTTCTCTATCTATCTAATTTCAATTCAATCTGAAATTTTCCTGCATAAATTTGAAAGACTGTGCAGCAACAATGCATCAGAATGAGCAATAATCCTTTTTGAAGAAAGAGCAAACCAGGTAATAATCTTTTTCTCCAATATTGCTCTGTTTAAGCCTTTCTCCTTTGTTTATTTGCTCGTTTCTTTGATTTCAAGGCTTTTTATGCATGCGAGTTTGTGCCGATTTTCTTGGTGACGGAATTTGGAGATATTTTctggttattttattttgatttttggattttacTTTAAGCTTTGGTGACCTATTGATTGCTCGTCTGTAGTGGTATTTGTTATTTGACTATAAATTAGAGCTCCGTAAAGTTCTCGACTCTTTatgttttttgaagtttgatgCGTATCAATCTATCTTTTACTTATTTCAAATATCTattcttattcttcctcttttGAATTTAGTGCAAATATTCTTCTAAAAATTGTACGGGAACATATAAAAACATATGTCACCTCATCAAAaattttgttattatcttttaaaattttccttAAAAAGGTGGATAGAAATCTTGCGCAAGGGGGCTTTGTTACAAGGATGAAGTTTCCTTCTTGTTGAACATATTTATCTTTCGCGGTGTTAGGAGAGTTGTTTCTCGacttatgttttggtctttatagtAATTGTTTACATATGTCTTGGAGAGTGGAGAGACAAGAATTTCTAGGGAAGTAGAGGCCCATGAGAAGAGGATCAGGAGAGAGCTTGAGAAGCAAGACATGTTACGAAGAAAGGTCTCTCCTATTCATCACGAAATATTCTGTTCGGGAGTTGGAATGGATGTGTTCTCTACTTGCAATCCTTTTAATTTCTGTGATACATAACAACTAATGAACACTGCAACTGTGCTAATCTACAAAGTATCTAGATTGTGTATACAGTTTAAGCATCACACAAACTAGGCAACTATCTATACCAGTGGGTATGTTCTATTTGCATGAGAAATGTGAATGAAACATAAGAGGATTTATGACCTTGAGTccttgaccaaaaaaaaaaagtatggctagttacttttttttttacctcACAGATTACTTAATCACCAATCTGCTATTTGAGTCTGCCTTCTAGGCAGCATACGTCGAATGTCAAAATTTGAAATCTGAGGCCTACTCATTTCTTAGTAGATCTTGGCTTCATGCATGCTCATTTCTTAGTAGTTTATTACACAATGTACTAGTAACACGTATGGTTTTAGCTAGACTTAAAGTAGATACCAACACTTCATAGGCTAAACatattttcttgaaagaaaacaCGTTAAGGATTTAACTAGATGCATTAGCTCTAATTTTGGGTAGAAGGACCTTAGCAGCCTCAGCAAGCTTATCAGTTTGGGGCATGACATCTTTGACAACACTATCAGCGCAAAAATCTCCAGCCCATTTGTGTAAACCTGGAGTCTTGGCTTCATCAAGCAGCTTTACGTTGTTCATCTTCTGTGGCACCCTCATCCAACCCAAGAAGCAGCCAAGTGCAatgtccaagtatccaattttttCTCCTCCAAAGAACTTCCCTTTGCTGCAATTCTTGAAGACTTCTTCCAACAACACCAGACCTTTGACCAATGGCTCTAGTGCTGCCTTTATGGCATGATCTCCTTGGGCTACCGCTAAGACACGGAGTAATGGAAACCACTGCAGCATGGATTAAAATGTAAATGCTAGTCTGCAACTGAAAAGAAAAACATGAACCCCGCAAAGAATTTGTTAACAAAATGGACCTTAGGCCTAAATAAATCAACCTCAGTTAGCTCATGACGACAACCTATTCCCTCAACCAATGTGGGACCCTAACACTCTCTTACACGTGTTTAAGGCTGAACATCTAGAGCACGGACAACATAACGATAACATGGGGCCTCAACATTGGGTAAACCAAGAATAGGGATGGGAACCAGCTGTCATATAAAATCTTAATTTCAAAAGTTATCTCATTCGGTGAGGATTGTACAAGATCATATAAAAGAAATGACAACTCATTTCCTAAACCAATGCGAGTCTCGGGCAGAACCCAACCCAGTCTAAATGAAATGTAAAGCACTACTGCAAGTTCTCTATATTTCTGTTCTTTGTCAAATGTACCCTTATGTGGTACACAAACCACTAGCATACAACTAAAGGCGACTATCATTTATTAAGCAGAGAAATCAATTAGTTAGACACAATTAATAAAATTAAGCAATTCAAGATGTTATATTCCTAATAGTTTAGCTTTTAGGTGGTATTAGAGTTGCCACCGCCACTCAAAAAGCAACAAATATACTGCCTGTTTAGCCATGAAATGGAATCACACACTACATGTAAGAGGATTTCTTGagacataatataattaagtaatttaAGCTTTGTCTAATAACTTAAGCTTTTAAAGTTACGAAGAGAGATGTGTACCTTATCATCTATATAAGATGCCCAAAATCTGGCAATGGCACGATCGTAAGGATCAGAGGGGAGAATGGAAGGACCAGAATTAGTCCAAGTTTCATCAATAGACTGAACAATGATGAGAGATTCACATTAGAACTGGAATTTTCTTGTAAACTGGATTTGATCTAAGGAGAACATCACTTCTAGAACTTAATTGTTCCTCCAAGAAATCATAGCCCACAGATTTTATGTTAAGGGCTATACGAGGCCTCATGACAAATGTACTAGGCCATGATCCTAATAGTTTCACATCATTTCCAGCCATGATCAAAGCagagttagaaatataatttGCAATTATAGAGTAAGGGGAAATTAAATGGGTGATGTTTCCAAAGTATTATTGGGCAAGTGTATGAGATATAAATAGTGCTTAAAGTATGGTGTAAGGAGTGGGCTGTGAAGCTGGCAGGGGGTGTGGTCCTTGATGCTATCTATTTTAATTCTAACTTGTTGGACGCCAACTTAGATCTTCGACTTAGTACATCGACAAATTGGTCCTCCCAAGCTTGTACTCAAAAACCATACCGGACCTTGCATCAAAGTCTTGTCCCCATCAAAAGAAGAGGACCTTATTGGTTTGTCCATTAGTTGTAAATTCTGACCATGTAATATTCTTCAAAAAGAATTCGACAATTTGAGGGTACTCCTCCATCCCAAAAAATTTCAACATTCTGAAACTTTTATCTTGGATATGTCATAATATTTAAGTGATTATAAAAACCATTAAAAATCGTGGTCTCAAACATTTAGCACTTACGCGACTATGAATTCTTAAGGAAATATAAgaatatgtcattctttttggAATGAACTAATAAGGAAATAGTGCCAAACAGAGTGAACGAAACGAGTAGAAACTAGTAATTGGGGTGTTAGACTATATCAGGATTAGTTATACATAGTTCAAAAGACAAACCATGATTGAAGCAAAAATCATCCACATAACAAAAActttaagggatcgtttggttttAAAACAAGCAACGATATCGCCCTTTACCAGTGTCATGAGAGTTAATTTCTTTTCCAAACATAGAATAACATATGACTTCCAAATAGCAAGTCAATGTTCTGTGCTGCTCAAGGCACCATTTAGAATTAAGCAACAGATGGTACAATTGGCTTCATCTACTCATTTCTGAATAGCTTATTACACAAGGACAATGCATTTTGTTTGGTCCTTTCAAAGACCAAATGTTGTGCTCATACATCATCTTAACTAGAGACTGAAAATAACTACCAAGACACACATCTTGATCAAAAGCAGAAGAACATACGAATTTAGCTAGAGGCTTGGGCTCTCATTTTAGACATAATGACCTTAGCAGCCTCAGCAAGCTTATCAGTTTCAGGCATGACATCTTTGACAGCACTATCAGCACAAAAATCTTCAGCCCATTTGTACAGACCCGGAGTCTTGGATTCATTAAGCAGCGTTACGTTGTTCATCTTCTCAGTCACCCTCAGCCAACCCAAGAAGCAGCCAAGGGCAATGTCCAAGTACCCAATTGTGTCACCACCAAAGAACTTTTGGCCTTTGCTGCTATTCTTGAAGACATCTTCCAACAATACCAGGCCTTCGACCACCAACTCCGTTGCTGCCTTTTTTGCGTCCTCTCCTTGTGCTGCTGCTATGCCGCGCAATGATGGAAACCACTGCAGCATCAATTAAAATGTTGGTATTATATACTACCCGTGGCAAAGTCAGGAACTCTAATGGGATTTGTTCGAACGTACTATCTAAAGCAATTTTTGAGCCACTTTACTATTACATCACAAACTTCCCACATGTCAAGAGGATTCAAcaatttatatgtataaaaaagaTTGTCTTTGACCTATTTGTACAATAGGATTTTCCAAAAAACAGAATTCAATTGAATTGAACCCCCTTCAATACATGTAGTTCCAACTCAAAATAGTACTGCAACTGGTAATTAGGAAAACATGAACCCCACAAAGAATCCAATATTTAGCCTATCTAAATGATATGCAAAACACTACTTCAAGTgctctttattttgttcttgcCAAAATATACATAAACCTCAAAACATACCACTAGATGCAACTAGTTTTTACTTATTTCTCATGATAATGTTGATAACTAATGCATTTGGACATTTTAAATGAGATACAACACTACAAAAAATAACAGGAATTAGCGACGGACAAATTCTCCAGCTAACTGTAAAATCTGTCGTTAATCCTATTTAGTGATGGATGATCACAAAATTTTGTTAGATACAAAGAATTTAGCGATGAAATTCATACTTAGCTAATTCCAATTTTTTGACGAAATTCATAGCTgattccattttctttttttgtgtaaTAGGATTACTCGCACAATAAAATTGAGATTGATAAAGGCATAATTCACCCTCGTTGAACACACCTAAAAGTAAATATGACAGACTAAAATGAATTTACAACCAACCAGTCATTATCATGCTAACTAATTGCTCAAGAGTTGTGATCAACAACCTTGCAGTCCTCAAGATACTTACATTATAGATGTCATTATCATGTAATTAATAATTGTACTATACATTACACACACATAAAGACGAAAAATTTACCACAAGGAAAATGACAACACACATCAAAACAGTCCAGTTAGCTAATGACCTTTTCCACTATAACCGCCCACCACGGTTTAAAACGCATTATTTAAATTTAACTATTTAAGGCaaactttatttatatatttggcATCTCTTGTGTGCTTCTGCATTACCTGAGTGTTTGGTACAACTTGTCATttttgctttgaatttttttttcccaCATTTTCCTACAATTTTTCTCTGTATTTGGCTGGTaactgaaaaatatattttgaaaaatgcatattttaaaagtaaataacGATATTAGCCAATTGGAGAGGGATTTGATAAAACTATCGACTATTAAAGATATAAATGATGTCTAAACAACAATTGGAGCAAGTaacattgaaaaaaaataaggttcaaCAATTATTTTCCGGCAACCAACCACCATGAAAATAAGTATAATTTAAACCTTATATATACAGTATAATTCTTCACCGAAAAGGATTCAAATGAAGCCCTAGCGCCTCCCCGGCTTTGCCCTGGACAGAGCTACTATACGTCATCGGCGAGTAATTCCAGATCAAACCTTGTATTTGCATTTAAAATGTGCTGAATATttataaacaatttatattttatcaAGAACCTAGTAAGTTTATTTCTAGaatctaaaactcataaattcaaaaattaaacaacagatagaaagtgaaaataaaaGCACAGACCTTATCATCAATATAAGTGGCCCAAAATCTTGCAATAGCACGGTCATAAGGATGAGAAGGGAGAATAGAAGGACCAGAATTAGTCCAATTTTCATCAATATATTGAACAATGATTAGAGATTCACAAATTGGCTTTCCATCATGGATTAGAACTGGAATTTTCTTGTAAATTGGATTTGATTTAAGGAGAAGGTCACTTTTAGTACCAAATTGTTCCTCCAAGAAATCATAGGCCAAAGATTTGATGTTAAGTGCTATACGTGGCCTCATTACATATGGACTAGGCCATGCacctaatattttcaaatcatttttcgcCATGAATATATGATCAATGAACACACAAGAAATGAAGATGCAATGGGTGGAGTGTTCCATTTGAGATATAAATAGTGGTGGGTGGGGTGGATCCTAACGTTACTTTCGATGCACAGTATATCTATAGTATTAAATTTATGGAAATAGTAGATCTGTTattttaacttttgattatttaaaattagatgatgttgtttattgtgaatattttttattttttttaataaagtataaaaagaTTCAATTCTTGAcactttaatatatattttatcgcCAGAAATTTCAAGTAGTTAATAAATTGTCATCTTTACATTTGTCATGTAATACCTTTTTCCTTACTGTTATGTTAGACGGGGGCGAATCTAGAAGGTACGGTGAGGGTTCCCGGGAACTCACTAACTTTCGTACGgatcttatatttatattgaa of the Capsicum annuum cultivar UCD-10X-F1 chromosome 11, UCD10Xv1.1, whole genome shotgun sequence genome contains:
- the LOC107848053 gene encoding glutathione S-transferase U17 — protein: MEHSTHCIFISCVFIDHIFMAKNDLKILGAWPSPYVMRPRIALNIKSLAYDFLEEQFGTKSDLLLKSNPIYKKIPVLIHDGKPICESLIIVQYIDENWTNSGPSILPSHPYDRAIARFWATYIDDKWFPSLRGIAAAQGEDAKKAATELVVEGLVLLEDVFKNSSKGQKFFGGDTIGYLDIALGCFLGWLRVTEKMNNVTLLNESKTPGLYKWAEDFCADSAVKDVMPETDKLAEAAKVIMSKMRAQASS